CAGTTCAGGCGGAAGCCTTACCATAGCCGCGTGTATTATGATAGCGGTAGGCGGCATGGTCGGAAGCTCCATATTTACTCTTTCAGGCGTTACGTACGGCATGGCGGGCCCCGGAGCCATTATATCGTGGATGGTTGCCGGTACAATCATATTGTTATATGCGCTGAACCTTTCGGAACTTGCTACGACATTTCCCCGCATGGGCGGTATATTTGTATATCCAAACATCATTTTAGGCAAAAAACAGCAGACAAAGGATTTTGCGGGATGGATTTCAGCCTGGAGCTGGCTGAACTGTTCCGTTCTCGGAACTGCATTTTCAGCCATATGCATTTCTACATATCTTCAGGAATTTATCCCTGTCGTTAAGGATTCTATGGCGCTTCAGTTTATAATTCCCCTTGTGTGGATATTCATGGGCTGGCTTTTAAATGCTAAGGGAATTTCCACCATGGGCAAAGCCAATCAGATATTAATTACGATTTTAATGCTGATATTTGCAGTCTTTATTATAGTAGGGCTTGGGCATGCAGATTTCCAGAATTTTAACCCCTTTGTAAGCGGAACAATGAAGACTCAGGGGGTTATAGCAGGCGTTCCCATAGCGATGAATGCCTACGGCTCTATCATTGCCATAGCCTCCATTGCCAATGAAATTAAAAACCCTAAGCGCACCATACCAAGGGCAATGGCTTCTGCGGTTCTTCTTACCATAAGCGTTTACTCTTTGATTCTTTTTACGACATTCGGCTTTGCTCCCGTTCAGGACTTTATAGCCGATCCAAGCAGACAGTATTATCCCCTTTTATACGCTTTATTGAGAGGGCTTAACGGCAAATTCGGATGGCTTATAGGTCTTATTCCCCTCGGGGCTTTGCTTGCCATATCAAACAGTATGCTGATTATGATTATGGACGCCGGAAGAACGGTTTGCGCCGTTGCAGAATCTGGCTTTCTTCCCAAAAAGTTTAAAGAAATCGATGAAAAGAGCAAAACCCCTGTGTTTGCCCTTGTTCTTGTGGCTGTTGTATCTGCAATTATTACATTAAGGCCCGATTTTATATGGCTTATGATTAATACAGGCTCCATATGCTCGGCTGTTACAGGGGCAATCATAGCCTTTACTGTAATCGTGTTAAGAAAGAAGCAGGCATCGGGAGAAATAAAAAACAAAAGTGAATTTCAGGTTCCCGGGGGCATATTCTTTCCTGTAATTTCAATCATCGCAATATTATTTATACTGATTGTATTTTACTTCGGCGAAGGCGGCGCTATGTCTTATATGCTTGCCGGCGGATATTATTTAATCGGTATCGTTATTTTCGCCATAAGGCAGATGGTAAAAAGCAAATAACAAATACCTATTGAAAGGGCCGTATCCGAAGGCGCAAAAGCCGTTAAAAAGTCTTCGGATACGCCCCTATAAAAGATACAATCAGCAAAACTTGAAAATAAGTTTGTTAACTATAAAAGGCAGCTTACTTAAAAACCGGTAAGCTATCGCTTGTATATTCTGTATTTGACTGTTTTTAAGCTTACTGCTTGTAGATTGTTTTAAAATTATAAGGCTTGATTAACTTTTTACGGGTGAAAAACGAAAGATTAATTTCTGTCAATTATTTTTAATTTATAGTAAATGAACTTAAAAACTAAGTTTATTTACTATGGACTTAATAAGTATACTTACTTGCCAAGGAGGGATGGTATGGCTAAGCTAAAGGCTGTACACTATATTAACCAATTTTATGCAGGCCTGGGGGGAGAAGAATCCGCTCATATGGGAATGACAGTATTGGACGAAAAGAAGGGCCCTGCTTTAGGTCTTGAAAAAGAATGGGGCTCCGAAATGGAAGTCGTTAAAATCATAGCCTGCGGAGATAACTTCATCAATACCGACGATAAATTTGAAAGCATTAAAGAAGAGCTCCTAAGAGAAATTAAAGAA
This is a stretch of genomic DNA from Anaeropeptidivorans aminofermentans. It encodes these proteins:
- a CDS encoding APC family permease, encoding MSDKSNSSGGSLTIAACIMIAVGGMVGSSIFTLSGVTYGMAGPGAIISWMVAGTIILLYALNLSELATTFPRMGGIFVYPNIILGKKQQTKDFAGWISAWSWLNCSVLGTAFSAICISTYLQEFIPVVKDSMALQFIIPLVWIFMGWLLNAKGISTMGKANQILITILMLIFAVFIIVGLGHADFQNFNPFVSGTMKTQGVIAGVPIAMNAYGSIIAIASIANEIKNPKRTIPRAMASAVLLTISVYSLILFTTFGFAPVQDFIADPSRQYYPLLYALLRGLNGKFGWLIGLIPLGALLAISNSMLIMIMDAGRTVCAVAESGFLPKKFKEIDEKSKTPVFALVLVAVVSAIITLRPDFIWLMINTGSICSAVTGAIIAFTVIVLRKKQASGEIKNKSEFQVPGGIFFPVISIIAILFILIVFYFGEGGAMSYMLAGGYYLIGIVIFAIRQMVKSK